From a region of the Aeoliella mucimassa genome:
- a CDS encoding TIM barrel protein → MSTPSIPRRHFLKTSAVGAGALAVGALGLPRLVSAEEKAEKTVEPLFRLSLAEWSLHKLLFKGEMTNLDFPAVAKEFDIEGVEYVNQFFKDKAKDKDYLTELKKRCDDLEIRSVLIMCDGEGALGDADDAKRTEAVENHYRWVEAAKFLGCHSIRVNAQSSGSRTEQRDRAADGLSRLGEFADQHGLNVLVENHGGLSSDGQWLKAVMEQVGRPNVGTLPDFGNFHDYDRYKGVEELMPFAKSVSAKSHEFDAEGNETKTDYFRMMKIVLAADYHGYVGIEWEGGKPEDEKEGIRLTRDLLLRVREELS, encoded by the coding sequence ATGTCTACGCCTTCGATCCCCCGTCGTCATTTCCTCAAAACCTCCGCCGTTGGTGCCGGCGCCCTGGCTGTTGGTGCTTTGGGCCTGCCGCGGTTGGTTTCGGCCGAGGAAAAGGCGGAAAAAACCGTCGAGCCGCTGTTCCGCCTGTCGCTGGCCGAATGGTCGCTCCATAAGCTGCTTTTCAAGGGCGAAATGACCAATCTCGACTTCCCCGCGGTCGCCAAAGAGTTCGACATCGAGGGCGTGGAGTACGTCAACCAGTTCTTCAAGGACAAAGCCAAGGATAAGGACTACCTCACGGAGCTGAAAAAACGCTGCGACGACCTCGAAATTCGCAGCGTACTCATCATGTGCGACGGCGAAGGTGCCCTGGGTGACGCCGACGACGCCAAGCGGACCGAAGCGGTCGAGAACCACTATCGCTGGGTCGAAGCGGCCAAATTCCTGGGTTGCCATTCGATTCGCGTGAATGCGCAATCTAGTGGTTCCCGCACCGAGCAGCGGGACCGGGCGGCCGACGGGCTCTCGCGACTTGGTGAGTTCGCCGATCAGCATGGTCTGAACGTACTCGTCGAGAACCATGGCGGTCTGTCGTCCGACGGCCAGTGGCTGAAAGCGGTGATGGAGCAAGTTGGCCGTCCGAACGTCGGCACGCTGCCCGACTTCGGCAACTTCCACGACTACGACCGCTATAAGGGGGTCGAGGAGTTGATGCCATTCGCCAAGAGTGTGAGTGCCAAGAGCCACGAGTTCGACGCCGAAGGCAACGAGACCAAGACCGACTACTTCCGCATGATGAAGATCGTGCTAGCAGCCGACTACCACGGCTACGTCGGTATCGAGTGGGAAGGTGGCAAGCCAGAGGACGAGAAGGAAGGCATCCGCCTGACTCGCGACCTGCTGCTCCGCGTTCGCGAGGAGCTTAGCTAG
- the icd gene encoding NADP-dependent isocitrate dehydrogenase, with protein sequence MSQATGSAITMQEGKLNVPNNPVIPFIEGDGTGPDIWASSVRVLDAAVEKAYGGERKIAWLEVLAGEKAFNTTGNWLPDETLDAFRTYLVGIKGPLTTPVGGGIRSLNVALRQILDLYTCLRPVRWFEGVPSPVKRPDLTDMVIFRENTEDIYAGIEFEHGTEDCAKFKSMLAETFPDRFKKIRFPETASIGIKPVSKEGTWRLVKAAIQYAIDNGRDSVTLVHKGNIMKFTEGGFRDWGYECAKEEFGATELDGGPWCTFKSPKDGSTITVKDVIADAMLQQILTRPAEYSVIATLNLNGDYISDALAACVGGIGIAPGGNINYDTGHAIFEATHGTAPKYAGKDQVNPGSVILSGEMMLRHLGWNEAADLIITGMNGAIGAKTVTYDFERLMEGAKLLKCSEFGTAIIEHMG encoded by the coding sequence ATGAGCCAAGCGACTGGTTCCGCCATTACGATGCAAGAGGGCAAGTTGAACGTGCCCAACAACCCTGTCATCCCCTTTATCGAGGGCGACGGAACAGGCCCCGACATCTGGGCTTCCAGCGTACGCGTGCTGGATGCCGCGGTCGAAAAGGCCTACGGCGGCGAGCGGAAGATCGCCTGGCTCGAAGTCCTGGCAGGCGAGAAGGCGTTCAACACCACCGGCAACTGGCTGCCCGACGAAACTCTGGATGCCTTCCGCACCTACCTGGTCGGCATCAAAGGCCCGCTGACCACTCCGGTCGGCGGCGGCATCCGCTCGCTGAACGTCGCGCTGCGTCAGATCCTCGACCTCTATACCTGCCTGCGCCCGGTTCGCTGGTTCGAGGGTGTCCCCTCGCCGGTTAAGCGTCCCGACCTCACCGACATGGTGATCTTCCGTGAGAACACCGAAGACATCTACGCCGGCATCGAGTTCGAGCACGGTACCGAGGACTGCGCCAAGTTCAAGTCGATGCTCGCCGAAACGTTCCCCGATCGCTTCAAGAAGATCCGCTTCCCCGAGACCGCCAGCATCGGCATCAAGCCGGTTTCGAAGGAAGGCACCTGGCGACTGGTGAAGGCAGCCATCCAATACGCGATCGACAACGGCCGCGATTCGGTGACCCTGGTGCACAAAGGCAACATCATGAAGTTCACCGAAGGTGGCTTCCGCGATTGGGGCTACGAGTGTGCCAAGGAAGAGTTCGGCGCGACCGAACTCGATGGCGGCCCCTGGTGCACCTTCAAGTCGCCCAAGGATGGCAGCACGATCACCGTGAAAGACGTGATTGCCGACGCCATGCTGCAACAAATCCTCACCCGTCCCGCCGAGTACAGCGTGATCGCCACGCTGAACCTCAACGGCGACTACATCAGCGACGCCTTGGCCGCCTGCGTCGGCGGCATCGGCATCGCGCCGGGTGGTAACATCAACTACGACACGGGCCACGCCATCTTCGAGGCCACCCACGGCACCGCGCCGAAGTACGCCGGCAAAGACCAGGTGAACCCAGGCAGCGTGATCCTGTCGGGCGAGATGATGCTCCGCCACCTCGGCTGGAATGAAGCAGCCGACCTGATCATCACCGGCATGAACGGTGCCATCGGCGCGAAGACCGTCACCTACGACTTCGAACGCCTGATGGAAGGGGCCAAGCTGCTGAAGTGCAGCGAGTTCGGCACCGCGATCATCGAGCACATGGGTTAG
- a CDS encoding PTS sugar transporter subunit IIA → MNLDFSLVLHAVGLVLLYFVARFIGKYVGAFGAMSLVEVPTKVRNNLGLALVPHGGVAVGLILLVQNDPHLTDSAQIVTTVGLAALAINQLLGPSGTRLALFQAGEAGKDLPRLLDFLDEHHIAVDVIGNTKEDVIRTLAAHLYTTKDRPAISQDEFVQKVFEREQLATTCLSQGLMVPHAILEDGEEITGILGISSKGLDLGAPDGHPVHAILLLATPETDRKRHLEVLSAFARAITRDINLREQLYHARSAAFAYDVLHADMAEDINYFLDNLIERHS, encoded by the coding sequence ATGAACCTTGATTTCTCGCTGGTATTGCACGCGGTGGGTTTGGTGCTGTTGTACTTCGTCGCGCGATTCATCGGCAAATACGTGGGAGCGTTTGGAGCCATGTCGTTGGTCGAGGTACCCACTAAAGTCCGCAACAACCTCGGCCTGGCGCTGGTACCGCATGGCGGAGTGGCGGTTGGTTTAATTCTGCTGGTGCAGAACGATCCGCATCTGACCGACTCGGCCCAGATCGTTACCACGGTTGGTCTGGCCGCGCTGGCGATTAATCAACTGTTGGGACCGAGCGGTACGCGACTCGCCCTGTTCCAGGCAGGAGAAGCGGGCAAGGACTTGCCGCGGTTGCTCGATTTTCTCGACGAACACCATATTGCGGTCGATGTGATCGGCAACACAAAAGAAGATGTCATTCGCACGCTGGCCGCGCATCTTTACACCACGAAAGACCGTCCGGCTATTTCGCAGGACGAGTTCGTGCAAAAGGTATTTGAACGCGAGCAACTAGCGACTACATGTCTGTCGCAAGGGTTGATGGTACCGCATGCCATTCTGGAGGATGGTGAAGAAATCACCGGCATTCTCGGCATCAGTTCCAAGGGGCTCGACCTCGGCGCCCCCGACGGTCACCCGGTGCACGCCATCTTGCTGCTGGCCACGCCGGAGACCGACCGCAAGCGGCATCTCGAAGTACTCTCCGCATTTGCCAGGGCGATTACCCGCGACATTAACCTCCGCGAGCAACTCTACCACGCCCGCAGCGCCGCGTTCGCCTACGACGTGCTCCACGCCGACATGGCGGAGGACATCAACTACTTTCTCGACAACCTCATCGAGCGGCACTCTTGA
- a CDS encoding IS5 family transposase produces the protein MATKEKRTYKVTNWKEYNKSLIERGNITIWFSDEALENWEHPNDQTKVGRPFVFSDTAIECLLTIRELLKLPYRQTEGFGRSLVAMLGVEAAIPNYSSLAKRASKLNVSLDIANKRGDIDIVVDSTGMKVFGEGEWKMRTHGKSKRRTWRKLHLSVNPDTREIVAEILTENSCHDADAVPEMLEQVEQPVKKFHGDGSYDKWKVYEGLESEGIEPVIPPQHNAKIKQHGNSAEEPLPRDEAIRQIRRKGRRSWKEEVGYHRRSLAETTMYRVKQSFGSHLKNRVFENQQTEARLRCKIINQFTQLGLPQFEWS, from the coding sequence ATGGCTACGAAAGAAAAACGAACCTACAAAGTCACGAACTGGAAGGAGTATAACAAGTCGCTCATCGAGCGTGGAAACATCACTATTTGGTTTAGCGACGAGGCGTTGGAGAACTGGGAACATCCTAACGACCAGACAAAAGTCGGTCGCCCTTTTGTCTTCAGCGATACGGCGATCGAGTGCTTGCTGACGATTCGCGAACTGCTGAAACTTCCCTATCGGCAGACTGAGGGATTCGGCCGCTCGCTGGTGGCGATGTTGGGCGTCGAGGCAGCGATTCCCAATTATTCTTCGCTCGCCAAGCGAGCCAGCAAGCTGAATGTTTCGCTCGATATCGCTAACAAGAGGGGCGACATCGATATCGTGGTGGATAGCACCGGCATGAAAGTGTTTGGCGAGGGCGAATGGAAGATGCGGACGCATGGCAAGTCGAAGCGGCGGACATGGCGGAAGCTGCATTTGTCGGTGAATCCTGACACCCGCGAGATTGTGGCGGAGATTTTGACCGAGAACAGTTGCCACGATGCCGATGCGGTTCCCGAAATGCTGGAGCAGGTGGAGCAGCCCGTAAAAAAGTTTCACGGCGACGGTAGTTACGACAAGTGGAAGGTTTATGAAGGGCTGGAATCCGAAGGCATTGAGCCGGTGATTCCGCCGCAGCACAACGCCAAGATCAAACAACATGGCAACTCTGCGGAGGAGCCTTTGCCCCGGGACGAGGCAATTCGTCAGATTCGACGCAAGGGGCGTAGGAGTTGGAAAGAGGAAGTGGGCTATCATCGTAGAAGCTTGGCGGAAACGACCATGTACCGAGTGAAACAAAGCTTTGGGAGCCATCTCAAAAACCGAGTATTCGAAAACCAACAAACGGAAGCCCGCTTGCGCTGTAAAATCATCAATCAATTCACCCAACTCGGGCTTCCACAGTTCGAGTGGAGTTAG
- a CDS encoding cation:proton antiporter produces MMIPFTPDDILLQLAIVLIAGILGGELFGFLKLPKVTGWIVTGIVLRATATQHQAFTGLAEGTVSNFAPYMSFVLGYIAFTVGAALHFASLRNSAKRLSFLLVGQALVPPAVVVLLMYFVGHWIDPERMTIRASWLLAAVAIAGAPGTTMLVVEEARSRGILTRTLVASVALIDMVAVGAYAFVASYLAEGGTGGEMWHSNWHTAFATVGVEFGMAFIVGSLSAVIALVFARFVVSPAFLGPTMVALILASWGGATGFGVSGILACTFAGIAVTNLKHDVVRSVEAYLHSIGGVLFAAFYTFAGMKALLTNSTRTVEARVG; encoded by the coding sequence ATGATGATCCCGTTTACGCCTGACGATATCCTCCTGCAGCTTGCGATTGTGCTGATCGCTGGCATCCTAGGGGGCGAACTATTTGGCTTCCTGAAGTTGCCAAAGGTTACTGGGTGGATTGTCACTGGCATCGTACTGCGGGCGACAGCCACGCAGCATCAGGCATTCACGGGACTCGCCGAAGGCACGGTCAGTAACTTTGCCCCTTACATGAGTTTTGTGCTCGGGTACATCGCCTTTACGGTGGGGGCCGCGTTGCACTTTGCCAGCCTGCGCAATTCGGCCAAACGGCTCAGCTTTCTGCTCGTTGGGCAGGCGCTGGTCCCCCCGGCCGTGGTCGTGCTGCTCATGTATTTCGTCGGGCACTGGATCGATCCCGAGCGAATGACCATTCGCGCGAGCTGGTTGCTGGCGGCCGTGGCGATCGCCGGTGCACCTGGCACCACGATGCTGGTGGTCGAAGAGGCCCGCTCGCGAGGCATCCTCACCCGCACGCTCGTCGCTTCCGTGGCGTTAATCGATATGGTCGCTGTCGGCGCTTATGCATTTGTGGCATCTTACCTGGCTGAAGGTGGCACTGGCGGCGAGATGTGGCACAGCAATTGGCACACCGCGTTCGCCACCGTCGGGGTTGAGTTCGGCATGGCCTTTATCGTTGGCTCGCTGAGCGCGGTGATCGCCCTGGTGTTCGCCCGGTTCGTCGTCAGCCCAGCGTTTCTCGGCCCTACGATGGTCGCTTTGATCCTCGCCAGTTGGGGCGGGGCGACTGGGTTCGGAGTCTCGGGCATCCTGGCTTGTACGTTTGCTGGCATCGCGGTTACCAATCTAAAGCACGACGTAGTCCGCTCGGTCGAAGCCTACCTGCACTCCATCGGCGGGGTGCTGTTTGCTGCGTTCTATACTTTTGCTGGCATGAAGGCCTTGTTGACTAACTCCACTCGAACTGTGGAAGCCCGAGTTGGGTGA
- a CDS encoding Gfo/Idh/MocA family protein → MDFRKDVLGFMGMVHYLNYAKLRGVKVAAIATPEPERRAGDWRGIQGNFGPPGEKMDLSGIETYAGVEEMIAEADIDAVDITLPPFMHADATINALKAGKHVFCEKPIAMTTADGRKMVRAAEKYGRQLLIGHVLPFFPEYSWALKQIHSGKYGKVLGGAFRRVISEPTWLTQYWNADKVGGPMLDLHIHDAHFIRLVFGRPAGVTTAGRMHNELPKFWHSQFTFESGATVEATSGTIDQQGRAFDHGFEIHLEEATLLFEFAVTGGEGKYLCAPTLLDKSGKVKTPKMADGDPMNAFAAELKEVTRAFTKDESSDSLGAQLALDAVEMCYAQSKSLATGKTVRL, encoded by the coding sequence ATGGATTTCAGGAAAGACGTACTAGGGTTCATGGGCATGGTTCACTATTTGAACTACGCCAAGCTGCGTGGGGTGAAAGTGGCCGCCATCGCGACCCCCGAGCCCGAACGCCGCGCCGGCGATTGGCGGGGCATCCAGGGCAATTTTGGCCCTCCCGGCGAAAAGATGGACCTCTCCGGCATCGAAACCTATGCGGGCGTCGAAGAGATGATCGCCGAGGCCGACATCGATGCGGTCGACATCACGCTGCCGCCGTTCATGCACGCCGATGCAACGATCAACGCCCTCAAGGCGGGTAAGCATGTGTTCTGCGAGAAGCCGATTGCGATGACTACCGCCGACGGTCGCAAGATGGTGCGGGCGGCCGAGAAGTATGGCCGGCAACTGCTGATCGGGCACGTGCTTCCGTTCTTTCCTGAATACTCGTGGGCCCTCAAGCAAATTCACAGTGGCAAGTACGGCAAGGTGCTCGGGGGAGCGTTCCGCCGGGTGATCTCGGAGCCGACCTGGCTCACTCAATACTGGAACGCTGACAAGGTAGGCGGGCCGATGCTCGACCTGCATATTCACGACGCCCACTTCATTCGACTGGTGTTCGGTCGACCTGCGGGAGTGACTACCGCGGGAAGGATGCACAACGAGCTGCCGAAGTTCTGGCACTCGCAGTTCACCTTCGAGTCGGGCGCAACGGTCGAGGCGACTAGCGGTACCATCGACCAGCAGGGCAGGGCGTTTGATCACGGGTTTGAGATCCATCTCGAGGAAGCGACTCTGCTGTTTGAGTTCGCCGTGACCGGTGGCGAAGGCAAATACCTGTGTGCCCCGACTCTGCTCGACAAGTCGGGCAAAGTCAAAACGCCGAAAATGGCCGATGGCGATCCGATGAATGCCTTTGCCGCGGAACTGAAAGAAGTGACTCGGGCGTTCACCAAGGACGAATCGAGCGATTCACTGGGGGCACAGCTCGCGCTCGACGCGGTGGAGATGTGCTACGCCCAATCGAAGAGTCTCGCCACCGGCAAGACGGTTCGACTATAA
- a CDS encoding helix-turn-helix domain-containing protein: MKKHIVCLDHQARGGLEQLARSGARAAQVVRRCQILLKSDSGCTDEEIAEHVGCTTRNVRAVRKRFCEEGVQRAVYDAPRSGRPPEFTKRQQQQVIALACSEPPEGRARWTLELLCEHAVKEGFVDSLSVTEVSLWLKEHDLKPWRKKLGACPS, translated from the coding sequence ATGAAAAAGCACATTGTTTGCCTGGACCACCAGGCCCGTGGAGGTTTGGAGCAGCTAGCACGCTCAGGCGCCCGCGCGGCGCAAGTGGTGCGTCGCTGCCAGATATTATTGAAATCGGACTCGGGATGCACCGACGAAGAGATCGCCGAGCATGTGGGCTGCACGACGCGCAACGTCCGAGCCGTCCGAAAGCGGTTCTGCGAAGAGGGCGTCCAGCGGGCGGTGTACGATGCGCCTCGCTCGGGCCGCCCCCCAGAGTTCACCAAGCGGCAGCAGCAACAGGTAATCGCCCTGGCGTGCAGCGAGCCGCCCGAGGGACGGGCTCGCTGGACGCTGGAATTGTTGTGCGAGCACGCGGTGAAGGAAGGCTTCGTCGATTCGCTCAGCGTGACGGAGGTCTCGCTGTGGCTCAAGGAACACGACCTGAAGCCGTGGCGAAAAAAACTTGGTGCGTGCCCAAGCTGA
- a CDS encoding IS630 family transposase, translating into MPKLNDEFCERMEDVLEQYEKPLDPNEPVVCLDEQPYQRVDDARPPEPAAPGKIAKQDYEYRRCGTCSVFVAVEPKAGKRFVQAKRHRKRADFARFVRDLLKRYPDAERVHLVMDNLNTHNEKSLIETFGEEAARPMLERIVWHFTPKHASWLNMAEIEISAIQRQCLGRRLASLDKVQSELSHCSRDRNRKKIKINWTFHRKDAKRVFPELYRK; encoded by the coding sequence GTGCCCAAGCTGAACGACGAGTTCTGTGAGCGGATGGAGGACGTCCTCGAGCAGTACGAGAAGCCGCTCGACCCGAACGAGCCGGTCGTCTGCCTCGACGAGCAGCCCTATCAGAGGGTCGACGACGCGCGGCCGCCCGAGCCCGCGGCACCCGGCAAGATCGCGAAGCAGGACTACGAGTACCGCCGCTGCGGAACCTGCAGCGTGTTCGTGGCGGTCGAGCCGAAGGCGGGCAAGCGATTCGTTCAGGCCAAGCGTCACCGCAAGCGAGCCGACTTCGCCCGGTTCGTCCGCGACCTCTTGAAGCGCTATCCCGACGCAGAGCGGGTTCATCTGGTGATGGACAACCTCAACACGCACAACGAGAAGTCGTTGATCGAAACCTTTGGCGAGGAGGCGGCTCGGCCAATGCTGGAGCGGATTGTGTGGCATTTTACCCCCAAGCATGCCAGTTGGCTCAACATGGCCGAGATCGAAATCTCGGCCATACAGCGACAATGCCTGGGACGTCGGTTGGCTTCGCTCGACAAGGTTCAAAGCGAACTCTCCCACTGTTCACGCGACCGCAATCGGAAGAAAATCAAAATCAATTGGACCTTCCATCGAAAAGACGCCAAACGCGTCTTCCCTGAACTCTATAGGAAATGA
- a CDS encoding matrixin family metalloprotease — translation MPLRSALRTLASQLLIVTCLLAGFQLAAEGANFRDADRWYQTYTDGSGLEQGDPTTLRWSIVSDGVGVESSTSNLIGYLDSLYGAGPGGADLTTRPWFATIEDQFNNIAAKTGLSFEYVSDDGSGWNLAAATASRGDIRLAGYDLTAPGQLGLAQLPTQGGDILLDTANSSFANESTLATVFQHELGHALGLLHVSVTGHSVLMNTSNLPPAGPQFDDLYALTRLYGDAYESPAGNDDLATATQLGLLSTTTPIAIGTSSDDQTVARDEVDFASIDGAADVDYYQFDLAAPADLTLAITPQGPSYSYTSEGSAAESIVASELSDLRFEIIDVNSGAPLVSLNLAGIGQSESLAHFTLPTAGSYAVKVAGTQDANQFYRLDLSATESTPPSPYLLFHDRFDGTTAGLNSNLQLTDRQGTGWLDSPYLSSAANDSELTSVEVSDGTLSMTVVQGDESTAAQVAPYRNFAPQLDGERWLLSFDLSLTSSTAPDQAAFQFMIDDQWPIGEPMSDDPEISFRLTADGSYRLVENGGNGGGEAIRTGSVDSDVYHLQFLVDETVFTTRISVAINGTNVLVRETMRISDTEHYFGFDTRLLSGLAEGEWVQSTIDNFSIVQLTDVIAGDYNLDGVVDLGDYTLWRDQLGGRVLAGTSADGNGNGTIDSGDYDVWKANFGQHINQHANSLTASVPEPASLLTMLVVVSLLVGWRVGLCSQSVIERRPPVA, via the coding sequence ATGCCCCTGCGAAGTGCTTTGCGAACGCTTGCCAGCCAACTTTTGATCGTGACTTGCCTGCTGGCCGGATTTCAGCTTGCGGCCGAGGGAGCGAATTTTCGTGACGCCGACCGCTGGTACCAGACTTACACCGACGGATCGGGCCTGGAGCAAGGCGACCCGACTACTTTGCGATGGAGCATCGTGAGCGACGGAGTCGGCGTCGAAAGTAGCACCAGCAATCTGATTGGGTACCTCGATTCGCTCTACGGCGCGGGGCCCGGCGGGGCGGACCTGACTACCCGACCTTGGTTTGCGACCATTGAGGATCAATTCAATAATATCGCCGCGAAGACCGGGCTGAGCTTCGAGTACGTCTCGGACGATGGCTCGGGCTGGAACCTCGCAGCAGCGACCGCCAGCCGAGGCGACATTCGCCTCGCGGGATACGACCTGACCGCACCTGGACAACTCGGCCTCGCGCAGCTGCCGACCCAAGGGGGCGACATTCTGCTCGACACGGCCAATAGCTCGTTTGCGAACGAATCGACCCTGGCCACGGTGTTTCAGCACGAGCTTGGCCACGCTCTTGGTTTGCTGCATGTTTCGGTTACCGGTCATAGTGTGTTGATGAATACCTCGAATCTGCCCCCTGCTGGCCCGCAGTTCGACGACCTGTACGCCCTCACCCGTTTGTATGGCGATGCGTACGAGTCGCCAGCGGGAAACGACGACTTGGCTACTGCGACTCAACTTGGACTGCTGAGCACGACTACTCCGATTGCGATCGGTACGTCGTCCGACGATCAAACCGTCGCCCGCGACGAAGTCGATTTCGCTTCGATCGATGGGGCGGCCGATGTCGACTACTACCAGTTCGACTTGGCGGCTCCCGCCGATCTTACTCTCGCGATCACTCCACAAGGTCCTTCCTATAGCTACACCTCCGAGGGTTCCGCGGCCGAATCGATCGTGGCCAGTGAACTGAGCGACTTGCGATTCGAGATCATCGACGTCAATTCCGGCGCACCGCTGGTATCGCTCAATCTTGCTGGCATTGGCCAGAGCGAGTCGCTGGCTCACTTCACGCTGCCGACCGCAGGAAGCTACGCGGTGAAAGTCGCCGGCACGCAAGATGCCAACCAGTTTTATCGCTTGGATCTTTCGGCAACCGAGTCGACTCCTCCGTCGCCCTATCTGTTGTTTCACGATCGCTTCGACGGCACGACCGCGGGACTGAACTCCAACCTGCAACTCACTGATCGGCAAGGCACCGGTTGGCTCGACTCTCCTTATTTGTCCTCCGCAGCGAATGATTCGGAGCTCACCAGCGTCGAAGTCTCGGATGGCACACTGAGCATGACCGTTGTTCAAGGCGACGAGTCGACTGCCGCGCAGGTTGCCCCCTATCGCAACTTTGCCCCGCAGCTCGATGGCGAGCGGTGGTTGCTGTCGTTCGACTTGTCGCTTACTTCCAGCACCGCGCCCGATCAGGCAGCGTTTCAGTTTATGATCGACGACCAATGGCCCATCGGCGAACCGATGTCGGACGATCCCGAGATCAGTTTCCGACTCACCGCCGATGGCAGCTACCGGTTGGTCGAGAACGGCGGCAACGGTGGCGGCGAGGCCATTCGCACGGGCTCCGTGGATTCCGATGTTTATCACCTCCAGTTTCTTGTGGACGAAACGGTCTTCACTACTCGCATCTCGGTTGCGATCAATGGCACGAACGTCTTGGTTCGAGAGACCATGCGGATCAGCGATACCGAACATTATTTTGGTTTCGACACTCGCTTGCTCAGCGGACTCGCCGAGGGAGAGTGGGTGCAATCGACGATCGATAACTTCTCCATTGTTCAACTTACCGACGTCATTGCCGGCGACTACAACCTCGATGGCGTCGTTGATCTCGGCGACTACACCCTCTGGCGCGACCAGCTGGGTGGGCGGGTGCTGGCGGGTACCTCAGCCGATGGCAATGGCAACGGGACGATCGACTCCGGCGACTACGACGTCTGGAAGGCCAACTTCGGCCAACACATCAACCAGCACGCCAACTCGCTGACCGCGAGCGTACCGGAACCTGCGTCGCTGCTGACGATGTTGGTCGTTGTCAGCCTGCTTGTCGGCTGGCGAGTGGGTCTATGTTCACAGTCTGTTATTGAGCGGCGTCCCCCTGTTGCTTGA
- a CDS encoding sulfatase family protein, with protein MRNDRSLSVMLLTAVSLLFAMACQAPAADPPNIVLIYGDDVGYGDVACYGGSIATPNLDQLAAEGLRHTDAHCSAATCTPSRYALLTGSYAFRGKRTGIQPGNANLIIQPKSATLPERLKSAGYTTGVVGKWHLGLGDGPIDWNGKITPGPESIGFDYHFLIPATGDRVPCVYVEQGRVVDLAPADPIEVSYGKRIGDAPIGKERPDLLKMQVTHGHDRTIVNGISRIGYMTGGEQARWVDEDMADVITSQAVKFIERNKEKPFFLYFASHDIHVPRVPHSRFAGTTGHGPRGDAMAQLDWCVGEVMKTLKQHGLEENTLVIFSSDNGPVLDDGYADQANELLGDHRPAADWRAGKYSKFEGGTRVPTIVRWPARIPANTTSDALVGQIDWAHSLASLAGASVEEGTLVDSLDQLPALLGEDSSGRTYLAEEANGLSLRQGQWKYVTPGRVTDKLGPWNRVKVTPPGALYDLASDPQEQTDVASENAERVEQMQSLLERIKQQGDAAQ; from the coding sequence ATGCGCAACGATCGATCCCTTTCCGTGATGCTGCTGACGGCTGTCTCCCTGCTGTTCGCGATGGCGTGCCAGGCACCGGCAGCCGATCCGCCGAACATCGTGCTCATCTACGGCGACGACGTCGGCTATGGCGATGTCGCTTGCTACGGTGGGTCGATTGCAACTCCGAATCTCGATCAGCTTGCCGCCGAAGGTTTGCGTCATACCGACGCCCATTGCTCGGCAGCCACTTGCACCCCTTCGCGATACGCGCTGCTTACTGGTAGCTACGCGTTTCGTGGCAAACGTACCGGCATCCAGCCGGGCAACGCGAACCTGATTATTCAGCCAAAATCAGCCACGCTGCCCGAGCGACTGAAGTCGGCCGGCTACACCACCGGCGTGGTCGGCAAATGGCACCTGGGACTCGGCGATGGACCGATTGACTGGAACGGCAAAATCACGCCGGGACCGGAGTCGATTGGTTTCGACTATCACTTTTTGATTCCGGCCACTGGCGACCGGGTGCCTTGTGTCTACGTAGAGCAGGGTCGCGTGGTCGATCTTGCCCCGGCCGATCCGATTGAAGTGAGCTATGGCAAACGCATCGGCGACGCACCCATTGGCAAGGAGCGGCCCGACTTGCTAAAGATGCAAGTCACGCACGGGCACGATCGCACGATTGTAAATGGCATCTCGAGAATCGGCTACATGACCGGCGGTGAGCAAGCTCGCTGGGTCGATGAAGACATGGCCGACGTCATCACTTCGCAGGCGGTCAAGTTCATTGAGAGGAACAAAGAGAAGCCCTTCTTCCTGTACTTCGCCTCGCACGACATCCACGTGCCGCGGGTGCCGCACTCCCGTTTTGCCGGAACCACCGGGCATGGGCCGCGGGGCGATGCGATGGCCCAACTCGATTGGTGCGTGGGCGAGGTGATGAAGACGCTCAAGCAGCACGGTCTTGAGGAGAACACGCTGGTGATTTTCTCGTCGGACAATGGTCCCGTGCTCGACGATGGCTACGCCGATCAGGCGAACGAACTGCTTGGCGACCATCGCCCGGCCGCCGACTGGCGGGCCGGCAAGTACTCGAAGTTCGAAGGTGGCACCCGAGTGCCGACCATCGTCAGATGGCCCGCCCGCATCCCGGCCAACACCACCAGCGACGCGTTGGTGGGACAAATCGACTGGGCGCACTCGCTCGCTTCGCTCGCAGGCGCTTCGGTCGAAGAGGGAACGTTGGTAGACTCGCTCGATCAGCTTCCCGCACTGCTCGGCGAAGATTCCAGCGGACGAACGTATCTGGCGGAAGAGGCCAACGGACTATCGTTGCGACAAGGCCAGTGGAAGTACGTGACGCCTGGGCGAGTGACCGATAAGCTCGGCCCCTGGAATCGGGTGAAAGTGACTCCGCCTGGAGCGTTGTACGATCTGGCCAGCGACCCGCAGGAGCAAACCGACGTAGCGAGTGAGAACGCCGAGCGGGTGGAGCAAATGCAGTCGCTGCTCGAGCGAATCAAGCAACAGGGGGACGCCGCTCAATAA